CATTTCGGATATGTTGATGGAATTCTATTAACTAATCAGAAAAGGAGTTGCTGAGGTTTCCTTGGTTAAAAAGGATACAAATTCCAATTCAATCATTACTTTCTAAAGTGTATTTGAAATgtactctcatttaaattattgaTTCTTTTACACTTCACGACGCCGAAGCATTTTAACTTCAAAACATAACCGTTGCAAGACTAGCAGAGCTGTAACAATTAGGCTACACTTCTCAAAGGTTACTTTTATGAATTTACAAAACTGGGCAAAACAATATAATATGTACGTTGGGACAACAAAATACAGTGCCCTAGTAAATTTTACACCCGGTTGGATCGTATAGTACCTGTATCTGTCGTGACTACTCAGtcatatcatcatcatcaatgaAGTCGAGATCTTGATCATCGCCTGAAGCTGCATCATTCTGGGCACTGTCTTCAACATCCAGAGGCTCTACCACATCTGCTAGCACCATTTCCATTGATCCTTTTCTGGAATCCCCATGTCCATCATCAAACTCGTGCAGATTTTCATATCCATCCCCATGTTCCATTTCACTATAAAGGATTTCCTGCAATGTTTTAGTACAGTAAGAATGTTGACACTCCACTGACAAGCACCAACTTGAAGAAGAAATACAGTAAGATGTGATCCGAGGAGACAAGGAATCATGATGTAACTGACATTCGGCATAGCACATCACACGAATTGTGATTTTATCAGCCTTTCTAATAATAAAATGGACAAATCCTAAATGGAAGATTTCTTGCTTTCTTGcataagaaaaaagaaaatcaaggaAAGGATGAGGCATTGTTTATCATTACAGTTTGTTATTTGAAAACTAGAACAAGCATGATCCTAATCCTAACAATATGGATTAAGAAATCACATGCAAAGTCGACACTATAAACATGCATTTTGAATTTCTTACCCAACTCACACTCATAGGCACTATAGACTACTAATAAGAAAACCATCAAAGAAGTCCTTAGTATGTGCTCAAATAGTACCTCATCTTCTTGCGATGTTTGTTTCTCTGTCTCCACGATCCAGTCATACAATAAATCTTCTTGCAGAACACTGTCGAGGGACATTGAGTTACTGGACCTTTTCCTCATCTGGCGTTCCCTTAGTCTCAAATTGTAGTGAACATAGATTGCTTCATTCAATCTCTTCTGTGATAACCGGTTTTGTCTATGTCTGTGCATCTGGTCATGTACACTCCAATTATGCTCACACCCAAAAGATGAGCAACTTTGACTCAGTATGCGTACAGCAATTCGTTGCAACTCTAAACAATTAATCCCATGTTGTTGCCACCAGGCAGCTAGAGAAAAGGAGATCGCTCTCAGTGTAAATTTACAGATTGTAGTAGTTTGGTTTGAGTATTTTGATGGTATAACCTGGATCAAGCTCTGATCTGGTACTAATTGCCAAGTCAGTTCCAAAATCAGCTTTTGCAGAGGCAAAGTCCGAAATCTGAGATATACCATATGAAATTACAAATGTTTGGGGAAAATATGCAAATACACAATAGGAAATCACTTGATTCGGAAACGGGAATAATAGATATAATGAGAAAACCTTCACCTGCATCGATGCTGAAATTCTTCTAGTGCTGTCCGGTTCCAGTTTCACAATGCAAGCATTCAGACCACGTACGACATCAGGATGCTAAAAGATGCACACTGATATTATAACACTAGCAAAAACTAGAAacttaaaacaaaataaactttTGATTGCTTTGGACAAACTTTTCCAGAAAGGACAACAGTCTCCTACCAGGATAAAATCTGGTCGATACCGGTATGAAGGATTCAGGAAGTAAGCAGCCAGATAGAGAGGATGGTGAAACAACAAATTCCAGTGATTGTCAATAACACTCCAAAAAGGTTCATATTTACGTGCATCATCActgtgatttatttttatagcaaGCTTCGCCCTGTACATATCATTGTAGATAAATGGCATCGAGAGGCTCTCATCACTATTGATCTTTTGAAGGACTTCAAGTATGGGGTCCACTGATTTTCTGACATACTGTACCTTCCTCCAAAATGAGGAATCCATCACAATATTCTTGACCTCTTTACCTTCATCTAATTTAGAATATCTAGATGAAAGCCATTTGTTTGACTGAAACATTTTTCTTAGATCAACCCTGTGGTCGAGAAGACTTTGCAATGTAGTGAAACTTGAAGCAGACCGAGTGGCAGACAGCCTCAGAAGTTCCTCACCTCCAGTAAACTcttttttcattaaatttaacaaccaAATCCTATTGTAAAtgaattttgtaattatttgcCCTTTCTCTATACAATCCCGGACCCGGTTTAGTTTCATAAAATCTTCAAGCATTTGATCAATACAATAGGTAGCACAAGGTGTCCAAAATAAATTTCTCCTCCTCTCTTCAATCATCTTTCCTGCAGCTTGATAACTGGGTGTACTCTGAGTGATTACCTACATTCAGAGTTGCTGTCAGTCAGTTGGTATACAAGAAAACCATACCATATATGTGCAGAAGTACTATGATATACAACCATGCGAAACAGTAGGAGATTGGTTACCTGCACCACATTTTCCTCCCCCATCTCTTCTACCACTTTGTCAAGCAATTTATACAAATAGGTTGCATCGTCAACTAGACCTGTGGCATCAACTGAACAAACAAAATATACTCCACGAGGGCAGGATACCAAAATGTTGATCAATGTCCTGCCTTGAGAGTTTCTCCAACTATCTGCTAAAATGGAACACCCTGTCACTGCCCAAGAAGATTTATACTCCTCAAGGTAGCTTTTGATTGTCAGTATTTCATCTTGTAGAAATCTCCCTGATAACAAATTGCTAGAAGGTCCTATCAAATCTGAGCCGTACTGGCCTACCAACTCTAgcattttatgaaaataagagGAGTTGGCTGCTTGAGAAGGCACTCCAGCATGGTAGAAAAACTTGCATATTGCGGAAATGACTTCTCTCCGGGACCTCTTGGATGAACCCGTTTTCACTAGCTTTCCACCTACTGGCGGTTGAGTTTTTGGTGTCTTCACAACATTAGCATCATACCTTGGCCTTTTCGGTGTCAGATCGGATCCATTACAGGCAGACAACCCTTTGGAAGTCCTCTTGAAATCTCTATCAAATCTTCTATCACCAATTATAAGTTTATCATTACCCATTGGGTACACAGCTTCCTCTTcctgatcttcatcttcattttcTGAGTCCATGTAAAATGTCGATATCTCCTTAGTGTCAGGTCGCCTG
The genomic region above belongs to Salvia miltiorrhiza cultivar Shanhuang (shh) chromosome 5, IMPLAD_Smil_shh, whole genome shotgun sequence and contains:
- the LOC131026193 gene encoding uncharacterized protein LOC131026193, with amino-acid sequence MASHRTSGYIDPGWDHGVAQDDKKKKVRCNYCGKVVSGGIYRLKQHLARLSGEVTYCDKAPEEVRLKMRENLEGCRIGKKSRYNEYEEQSYLNFNAADDLEEEEHFGYRKKGKQLSIDKDLAVNMTPLRSLGYVDPGWEHGVPQDDRKKKVKCNYCEKIVSGGINRFKQHLARIPGEVAPCKNAPEDVYLKIKENMRWHRTGRRHRRPDTKEISTFYMDSENEDEDQEEEAVYPMGNDKLIIGDRRFDRDFKRTSKGLSACNGSDLTPKRPRYDANVVKTPKTQPPVGGKLVKTGSSKRSRREVISAICKFFYHAGVPSQAANSSYFHKMLELVGQYGSDLIGPSSNLLSGRFLQDEILTIKSYLEEYKSSWAVTGCSILADSWRNSQGRTLINILVSCPRGVYFVCSVDATGLVDDATYLYKLLDKVVEEMGEENVVQVITQSTPSYQAAGKMIEERRRNLFWTPCATYCIDQMLEDFMKLNRVRDCIEKGQIITKFIYNRIWLLNLMKKEFTGGEELLRLSATRSASSFTTLQSLLDHRVDLRKMFQSNKWLSSRYSKLDEGKEVKNIVMDSSFWRKVQYVRKSVDPILEVLQKINSDESLSMPFIYNDMYRAKLAIKINHSDDARKYEPFWSVIDNHWNLLFHHPLYLAAYFLNPSYRYRPDFILHPDVVRGLNACIVKLEPDSTRRISASMQISDFASAKADFGTDLAISTRSELDPAAWWQQHGINCLELQRIAVRILSQSCSSFGCEHNWSVHDQMHRHRQNRLSQKRLNEAIYVHYNLRLRERQMRKRSSNSMSLDSVLQEDLLYDWIVETEKQTSQEDEEILYSEMEHGDGYENLHEFDDGHGDSRKGSMEMVLADVVEPLDVEDSAQNDAASGDDQDLDFIDDDDMTE